CATACATGTTAAGTACATACATGTTGCAGTTTTTGCCATATCATGATGTTGCATATTGTACTTACAGTTTTCTTTTCTGTTTCAAGTTCCAGTTTCAGTGTTGCTGTGTTTCTTATTTGTCTTGTTGACGTGTGTCTTGGTTGCATCAAAGCATTGATTCTTTAACCTCCATTAATCATGTCTAATTTTTTTAGTTGTCTTACTATGTTCAGATTGTACCAGTTTCGAGCAAAAGTTGCTTATCTCGCATTGGACTTGAGAGGCATTGCTCAGTAGttggaatttttaagaaagggaTAAAGTGCAGCTATTGCCATTCTGTTCCAGTTATGGCTGGTGACATTCCCGCAAACATTTCAAATGGTAATGCACAACATGATCCTAAAAGGACTTTTCAGGTTGTTGTTGCTGCCACTCGAGATATGGGTATTGGGAAGGATGGGAAGTTGCCATGGAAGCTGCCATCTGaccttaaatttttcaaggaggTTACTATGAATGTGTCAGATCCtgtaaaaaaaaatgctgtGATAATGGGTAGGAAAACATGGGAAAGCATTCCTCTTCAGAATAGGCCTCTGCCTGGTCGTTTGAATGTTGTGCTGACTCGCTCTGGGAGTTTTGATATTGCAACAGCTGAGAATGTTGTTATCTGCGGAAGCATGAATTCTGCCTTAAAGCTGCTAGCAGCAACCCCTTATTGTTTGTCAATTGAGAAAGTGTTCGTTATAGGTGGTGGCCAGGTATTAAGGTGAGTTTTAATTAACCCCTTTAAGTATTCACTGTATCTATGCTGTTCAGAAATATTTACAATATTAATTGCAGGGAATCTCTTAATGCACCTGAATGCGAAGCCATTCATCTCACAGACATAGAAACAAAAATTGAATGTGACACTTTCATCTCTCCAATTGATTTTTCGGTGTTTCAACCATGGCATTCATCCTTCCCATTGGTAGAGAACAATATCAGGTATTCTCTTGTGACATATGTTCGTGTGCGACATTCGGCTACTGAGCTTCATGCTCTGCATGATGGGGAAAAAACTGAtggtaaattatatttgaataagTTTGAGGTTGAAAGGTTCTCATTTCTTCCTAAAATGATACATGAAAGACATGAGGAATATGTGTATCTTAGACTTGTCCAAGATGTCATAGCAAATGGTGCCCAAAAGAATGACAGGACAGGGACTGGAACACTATCAAAATTTGGTTGTCAGGTATGCCTGTTTTTCTGGTAAATGCTTGTCTACTTTTCTTGCCAGTAAATTTGTTTCAATAAAAAAACACTTTTCTTGCCAGTAAATTTGTTTCAATAAAAAAACACAAGCATCTTAAAATTTTGTCTTCCTGCACTACAGATGCGGTTTAATCTGCGAAGATCTTTTCCGCTGCTTACAACCAAGGTACTGCCTGTTATCTTGTTTGAATCTTGATGTTTGTGTCCGCAGTATGCTAGAGTTTATGATCACAAAACTGAGATCTGGAATTAGTTCAGCAAGTACACAGGTAGCAATTGCTAGAAATATTAtttggaatttttttaaaaaaaacttgagGATGTCAGTTGAGTGGAGAGTCAATATGGGGTATTAGAAAcacattaataaaaatattttgaacaTGCTCAGATGCTTCCTGGTTATTTATGTTAGTTGGTGAATTATTTGTAAATGTGCCATAAATGCAGGGTGTGTCTTGCTTTTGTAATTTTGCAGAACTTTGAAAAGAGTTTTGCTTTATCTTTTTATAGAAAATTAGGTGTTtctatataaaattattttgtcTGCTCACAGTGGCCCCCACAACCCCCACCATATGCACCTGCTTGCAAACAAAAGCTTGATTCAACTTTAGTTGTTGTCTAATCATGATTTTACTTTCTGGATGCTATAATTTACTTATGATCTTATGATTAGTAATTTCACCGTACAAATTATGAAGAGGTTACCCGCTGCCTTCTAAGGGTCAACATGACATGGATGTACATTTTCTTGCATTTTATAGTACCACAGAATATCAGTATATGGTTGCTTTTGCAGAAAGTATTTTGGCGAGGTGTTGTTGAAGAACTCTTGTGGTTCATCAGTGGTTCGACAAATGCAAAGGTGGGTAACATATTAAGGGTAATTTGTATATCAGTTGTGATGTAcatctccaccaccaccaccatcatcaATTTTCCTGTCCTTTATATTGAAATGTTTCTGTGATAGATTAGCTTATGAATCTAGTTATCGAATTCAATGCTCCTATATTCTTTTATATTCAAATGTTTCTATAATCTAGATTAGCTCATGCATCATTTCTATTTATCGAATTGCTTAGGTTGTATTGAGTAAGACTTGTTTCAAATGCTGGTTCCTATTTGCCAGTTTAGTTTCATGTTTTTATTGGTTAAGGAAGAAATGATATGTAATGTACGATTTATGGTGGATAAATCGGGTTATTTGCAA
The sequence above is drawn from the Phoenix dactylifera cultivar Barhee BC4 unplaced genomic scaffold, palm_55x_up_171113_PBpolish2nd_filt_p 000007F, whole genome shotgun sequence genome and encodes:
- the LOC120103784 gene encoding putative bifunctional dihydrofolate reductase-thymidylate synthase isoform X1, which encodes MMTFRIFCSGNIAFKVFSSIHIVPVSSKSCLSRIGLERHCSVVGIFKKGIKCSYCHSVPVMAGDIPANISNGNAQHDPKRTFQVVVAATRDMGIGKDGKLPWKLPSDLKFFKEVTMNVSDPVKKNAVIMGRKTWESIPLQNRPLPGRLNVVLTRSGSFDIATAENVVICGSMNSALKLLAATPYCLSIEKVFVIGGGQVLRESLNAPECEAIHLTDIETKIECDTFISPIDFSVFQPWHSSFPLVENNIRYSLVTYVRVRHSATELHALHDGEKTDGKLYLNKFEVERFSFLPKMIHERHEEYVYLRLVQDVIANGAQKNDRTGTGTLSKFGCQMRFNLRRSFPLLTTKKVFWRGVVEELLWFISGSTNAKILQEKGVHIWDGHASREYLDSVGLSCREEGDLGPIYGFQWRHFGAEYTGMHADYTGKGFDQLLDVIDKIKNNPDDRRIILSAWNPSDLKKMALPPCHMFAQFYVDNGELSCQMYQRSADMGLGVPFNVASYSLLTCMIAQVCDLLPGDFIHVIGDAHVYRTHVRPLEEQLQKQPKPFPILKINPLKKEIDSFVASDFELVGYDPHYKIEMKMAI
- the LOC120103784 gene encoding putative bifunctional dihydrofolate reductase-thymidylate synthase isoform X3, which translates into the protein MAGDIPANISNGNAQHDPKRTFQVVVAATRDMGIGKDGKLPWKLPSDLKFFKEVTMNVSDPVKKNAVIMGRKTWESIPLQNRPLPGRLNVVLTRSGSFDIATAENVVICGSMNSALKLLAATPYCLSIEKVFVIGGGQVLRESLNAPECEAIHLTDIETKIECDTFISPIDFSVFQPWHSSFPLVENNIRYSLVTYVRVRHSATELHALHDGEKTDGKLYLNKFEVERFSFLPKMIHERHEEYVYLRLVQDVIANGAQKNDRTGTGTLSKFGCQMRFNLRRSFPLLTTKKVFWRGVVEELLWFISGSTNAKILQEKGVHIWDGHASREYLDSVGLSCREEGDLGPIYGFQWRHFGAEYTGMHADYTGKGFDQLLDVIDKIKNNPDDRRIILSAWNPSDLKKMALPPCHMFAQFYVDNGELSCQMYQRSADMGLGVPFNVASYSLLTCMIAQVCDLLPGDFIHVIGDAHVYRTHVRPLEEQLQKQPKPFPILKINPLKKEIDSFVASDFELVGYDPHYKIEMKMAI
- the LOC120103784 gene encoding bifunctional dihydrofolate reductase-thymidylate synthase-like isoform X2: MMTFRIFCSGNIAFKVFSSIHIVPVSSKSCLSRIGLERHCSVVGIFKKGIKCSYCHSVPVMAGDIPANISNGNAQHDPKRTFQVVVAATRDMGIGKDGKLPWKLPSDLKFFKEVTMNVSDPVKKNAVIMGRKTWESIPLQNRPLPGRLNVVLTRSGSFDIATAENVVICGSMNSALKLLAATPYCLSIEKVFVIGGGQVLRESLNAPECEAIHLTDIETKIECDTFISPIDFSVFQPWHSSFPLVENNIRYSLVTYVRVRHSATELHALHDGEKTDGKLYLNKFEVERFSFLPKMIHERHEEYVYLRLVQDVIANGAQKNDRTGTGTLSKFGCQMRFNLRRSFPLLTTKKVFWRGVVEELLWFISGSTNAKILQEKGVHIWDGHASREYLDSVGLSCREEGDLGPIYGFQWRHFGAEYTGMHADYTGKGFDQLLDVIDKIKNNPDDRRIILSAWNPSDLKKMALPPCHMFAQFYVDNGELSCQMYQRSADMGLGVPFNVASYSLLTCMIAQVCDLLPGDFIHVIGDAHVYRTHVRPLEEQLQKQPKPFPVSNAIF